A stretch of Myroides oncorhynchi DNA encodes these proteins:
- a CDS encoding cytochrome-c peroxidase, which yields MKKVIIILSGAVAFGLFSFSPKFTGFLGSDNPEYQKIIDSYKQPILQWPQPTIEEGVVWNEMASIQKDSAYFTDQSKPEVILGRMLFFDPKLSKSDQISCSSCHDPEMGWTDRRMVGLGHDHLKGARNTPSLYNTAERTSYFWDGRANSLEEQATGPLSAHNEMAMDVVELPRKLSNVEGYKAYFEKAFGDNKITYERVVGAIASFQRTIKSQPSRFDAFIDGKYKALNDQEIYGMHLFRTKAGCMNCHNGKYLTDESFHNIGLTYYKRKFEDLGRYEVTKDPNDVGKFKTPGLRDLLNTRPWMHNGLFDDLEGIVNMYNSGMHMIDPKPEQKERDPMYPVTDPLMKPLELTKEETKAIVAFLESLSGSKFKMRRPEFPKE from the coding sequence ATGAAAAAGGTAATTATTATATTATCTGGAGCAGTTGCTTTTGGGCTTTTTAGTTTTAGTCCTAAGTTTACTGGATTCTTAGGAAGCGACAATCCTGAGTATCAAAAAATAATCGATAGTTATAAACAACCAATTTTACAATGGCCTCAACCGACGATAGAAGAAGGGGTAGTGTGGAATGAGATGGCAAGTATTCAGAAGGACTCTGCTTACTTTACAGATCAATCTAAACCAGAAGTCATTTTAGGGAGAATGTTGTTTTTTGATCCTAAGTTATCTAAGTCTGACCAGATATCTTGTAGTTCTTGTCACGATCCAGAAATGGGCTGGACAGATAGACGTATGGTAGGATTAGGACATGATCATTTAAAGGGAGCACGTAATACTCCTTCACTATATAATACAGCCGAACGAACTTCTTATTTTTGGGATGGTCGTGCTAATAGTTTAGAAGAACAAGCTACTGGACCACTGTCTGCACATAATGAAATGGCAATGGATGTAGTAGAACTACCTCGTAAATTAAGTAACGTGGAAGGGTATAAGGCTTATTTTGAAAAAGCTTTTGGCGATAATAAGATTACTTATGAACGAGTAGTTGGTGCTATTGCTTCTTTTCAAAGAACAATAAAAAGTCAACCAAGTAGGTTTGATGCTTTTATAGATGGAAAGTATAAGGCATTAAATGATCAGGAGATTTATGGAATGCACTTGTTTAGAACAAAAGCAGGTTGTATGAATTGTCACAATGGTAAATATCTAACAGATGAGTCGTTTCACAATATTGGATTGACTTACTATAAACGTAAGTTTGAAGACTTAGGAAGATATGAAGTCACAAAAGATCCTAATGATGTAGGTAAGTTTAAAACGCCAGGATTACGTGATTTATTAAATACCAGACCTTGGATGCATAACGGATTATTTGATGACCTAGAGGGAATTGTAAATATGTATAATAGTGGTATGCATATGATAGACCCTAAGCCAGAACAAAAAGAAAGAGATCCAATGTATCCTGTAACAGACCCTCTGATGAAACCTTTAGAATTAACAAAGGAGGAGACAAAAGCTATTGTTGCTTTCTTAGAGTCTTTATCAGGAAGTAAGTTTAAAATGAGAAGACCCGAATTTCCCAAGGAATAA
- a CDS encoding helix-turn-helix domain-containing protein yields MTSTASKLSVQTKIVELKNTQKDDFLIFSQEESSTVLSPLNKRNYYKLSYLKTKSKFFDGTRIIELEGPSLFFSNPVSHYTFEPVSEYPEGYFCLFNNNFLGYKSNLLKSILAHLHENPIYLLTPKQDEFISFIFKRMNDESDQKYAQKYELLRNYIEIIIHQSNKLNASYTVDPSINAPQRLCARFLEILEKQFPITRTNTAIKLKTPGDFAELLNIHVNHLNHTLKKTLGKCTTDCIQERILIESQKLLKSTTWSVAEIGYCLGFEYPTYFSSFFKRYTRLTPNEYRKN; encoded by the coding sequence ATGACAAGCACAGCATCGAAATTATCAGTTCAAACTAAGATAGTTGAACTAAAGAACACACAGAAAGATGATTTTCTAATTTTTTCACAAGAAGAATCTTCTACAGTACTTTCTCCACTAAACAAAAGAAATTACTATAAGCTCTCTTACTTAAAAACTAAAAGTAAATTCTTTGATGGCACAAGAATAATTGAATTAGAAGGGCCTTCATTGTTCTTTTCTAACCCAGTATCGCATTATACATTTGAACCAGTATCAGAATACCCAGAAGGGTACTTTTGCTTATTTAATAACAACTTTTTAGGATACAAGAGTAATTTATTAAAAAGTATTCTCGCACACTTACACGAGAATCCTATTTATCTTTTAACACCTAAACAAGATGAATTTATTTCTTTTATATTTAAAAGAATGAATGATGAAAGTGATCAAAAATATGCTCAAAAATACGAGTTATTGCGCAACTATATTGAGATTATTATACACCAAAGTAATAAATTAAATGCATCCTATACAGTAGATCCTAGTATAAATGCACCTCAACGTTTATGTGCTAGATTTCTCGAAATATTAGAAAAGCAATTTCCTATTACTAGAACAAATACTGCTATAAAGTTAAAAACGCCAGGAGACTTTGCAGAGTTATTAAATATTCACGTTAATCACCTTAATCATACACTAAAGAAAACGCTAGGTAAATGTACTACAGACTGTATACAAGAGAGAATATTAATAGAATCACAAAAACTTTTAAAGTCTACTACCTGGAGTGTAGCAGAGATTGGTTATTGCTTAGGCTTTGAGTACCCAACTTATTTTTCAAGTTTCTTTAAAAGATATACAAGGCTTACCCCTAATGAATATAGAAAAAACTGA
- a CDS encoding GNAT family N-acetyltransferase has product MLYVKKTQEQTNIYLTKTKKDMLFTTNNLKIERIILEKDSNILLQIHNCKETMQWIPTNINHWDSKELAKKYNKNKELYESNLGMYKISLKIGENTEIIGELLLQEYNDNSHTIEISYLISKNYWKQGFGTELLIGLEEFLKHKKIELVAQLYEENTASRHLLEKLNYSLLAKDSIENNKYKLTYSKVL; this is encoded by the coding sequence ATGCTATATGTTAAAAAAACACAAGAACAAACGAATATTTACCTTACAAAAACTAAAAAAGACATGCTTTTTACTACCAATAATTTAAAAATAGAAAGAATAATACTTGAAAAAGATTCTAATATTTTACTCCAAATACATAATTGTAAAGAAACAATGCAATGGATACCAACAAATATAAATCATTGGGATTCAAAAGAATTAGCTAAAAAATATAACAAAAACAAAGAATTGTATGAGTCAAATCTAGGAATGTATAAAATAAGTCTCAAAATAGGAGAAAACACAGAAATAATAGGAGAATTACTTCTTCAAGAATACAACGATAATAGCCATACTATAGAGATCAGTTATTTAATCAGTAAAAATTACTGGAAACAAGGTTTCGGAACAGAACTACTTATCGGTCTAGAAGAATTTTTAAAACACAAAAAGATTGAATTAGTTGCACAGCTTTATGAAGAAAACACTGCGTCACGTCACCTATTAGAAAAATTAAACTACAGCCTACTTGCAAAAGACAGTATAGAGAACAATAAATATAAACTCACTTATTCAAAAGTTTTATAA
- a CDS encoding MBL fold metallo-hydrolase — MRKLILSLALLSSTFCFSQKLEIIPLGIYGGGDESNLSSYLIGVENTNSYLALDAGTIHTGINKAISEKTFNVNNSTVLRDYIKGYFISHGHLDHLSGLIINSPEDSNKPIYALPFVIDIFKNNYFTNASWTNFGNEGEKPVLGKYTYTRVKPSQSFNIENTTLSAEVFELSHVNPQLSSAILVKNNDEYILYFGDTGADRVEKTTKLNYIWEYISPLVINKNLKTILIEVSFPNSQAEDKLFGHLTPKLLNEELDNLAKYVGENNLKEMNIVITHLKPSGTAIATIKKELLENNKYAVNFIFPEQGKKISLK, encoded by the coding sequence ATGAGAAAATTAATATTAAGCTTAGCATTACTATCTAGTACATTTTGCTTCTCGCAGAAGTTAGAGATTATCCCACTAGGTATATACGGTGGTGGAGATGAAAGCAACCTTTCTTCTTATCTAATAGGCGTAGAAAACACAAATAGTTATCTAGCTTTAGACGCCGGAACAATACATACTGGAATCAACAAAGCTATTAGTGAAAAGACATTTAATGTGAATAATAGTACAGTATTACGCGATTATATAAAAGGTTATTTTATTTCACACGGGCATTTAGATCACCTATCAGGATTAATCATTAACTCACCTGAAGACTCTAACAAGCCAATCTATGCACTTCCTTTTGTAATCGATATTTTTAAGAATAATTATTTCACTAATGCTTCATGGACAAATTTTGGAAATGAAGGAGAGAAACCAGTTTTAGGTAAATACACTTATACGAGAGTAAAGCCTTCACAATCATTCAATATAGAAAACACCACTTTATCAGCAGAAGTTTTTGAACTAAGTCATGTCAATCCTCAACTAAGTTCAGCTATACTAGTAAAAAACAATGATGAATACATTTTATACTTCGGAGATACAGGAGCTGATAGAGTAGAAAAAACAACAAAGCTTAACTATATTTGGGAATATATATCTCCCCTAGTAATTAATAAGAATCTGAAAACGATATTAATCGAAGTTTCTTTTCCAAATAGTCAAGCAGAAGATAAGCTTTTTGGACATTTAACACCTAAGTTACTAAATGAAGAATTAGATAATCTTGCAAAATATGTAGGGGAAAATAATCTTAAAGAAATGAATATAGTAATAACACATCTAAAGCCTAGTGGTACTGCTATAGCAACTATTAAGAAAGAATTATTAGAAAACAACAAATACGCAGTCAATTTTATTTTCCCTGAACAAGGAAAGAAAATATCGCTTAAATAG
- a CDS encoding cupin domain-containing protein — translation MHIENLVENIEYGDKKPAIKILVDNDFSKEIRIVFREGQEMKEHKTSFPIVVEIVRGAITFGVEGQPHHLSEGSLIALEPSIPHDLIATKDSIVRLTLHKSDQIKRVLEVIKE, via the coding sequence ATACATATCGAAAATTTAGTAGAGAACATCGAATATGGCGATAAAAAGCCAGCTATAAAAATTCTAGTTGACAATGATTTTTCTAAAGAGATAAGAATTGTTTTTAGAGAAGGACAAGAAATGAAAGAACACAAAACATCATTTCCTATCGTAGTAGAAATAGTAAGAGGCGCTATCACTTTCGGCGTTGAAGGTCAACCCCATCACTTATCTGAAGGTAGTCTAATCGCGTTAGAACCTAGTATACCACATGACTTAATAGCTACAAAGGATAGTATTGTGCGCTTAACACTACATAAATCTGATCAAATAAAACGAGTATTAGAAGTGATTAAAGAATAG
- the brnQ gene encoding branched-chain amino acid transport system II carrier protein, whose product MNKKAIFDAVTIGFALFAMFFGAGNIILPPIIGLFTEGSWVSAVSGFSITAILAPFLGIVAVLISGDEFTDLGKRINSKLGWILATAIILSIGPLVAIPRTAATTYEIGVLAIFPNFSAVWSSIIFFGITLVLSISPSKVVNIIGKYLTPLLLVLLVGMVVIGIMNPIDTSNLGNVNHADPFRLGFSEGYQTMDVLASVIYAGIIISAVKAAGYVSLKEKTKVTYMAGGVAISCLLFIYGGLVYLGATSGYPITDNLKRTELLLHISNGLLGNQGTLALSLCIALACLTTAIALVCATGTFFSQLTNGKLSYQFVVIVTCISSAFLAVKGVDSIIDYAAPFLGIIYPITLTLIIYMVAFGKSVKRKAPFVGAIITTTIVALIQFSSFLTGKYGLIAYSEASKQFIDKLPLNKYDVPWLIPSLVTFFVVFIADKIFFKQEVTSKV is encoded by the coding sequence ATGAATAAAAAGGCCATATTTGATGCAGTTACAATTGGGTTTGCATTGTTTGCCATGTTTTTTGGCGCAGGAAATATAATTTTACCACCTATTATTGGATTGTTTACCGAAGGTTCGTGGGTATCTGCAGTTTCTGGTTTTTCTATTACAGCTATACTCGCTCCTTTTTTAGGTATTGTTGCTGTGTTGATATCTGGTGATGAATTCACTGATTTAGGGAAGAGAATTAATAGTAAATTAGGATGGATTTTAGCCACTGCTATTATCTTAAGTATTGGACCTTTAGTTGCTATACCGCGTACCGCTGCTACGACTTATGAAATAGGTGTTTTAGCTATTTTTCCTAATTTTAGTGCGGTTTGGTCCTCTATTATATTCTTTGGGATAACTCTAGTACTTTCTATTTCTCCTTCTAAAGTTGTAAATATAATTGGTAAATACCTTACTCCATTGCTTTTGGTACTATTAGTAGGAATGGTCGTTATTGGTATTATGAATCCTATTGATACTTCTAATTTAGGAAATGTTAATCATGCGGATCCCTTTAGACTTGGTTTCTCAGAAGGGTATCAAACGATGGATGTTTTAGCATCTGTAATTTATGCAGGGATCATTATTTCAGCTGTTAAAGCTGCAGGATACGTTAGTTTAAAAGAAAAAACTAAAGTAACTTATATGGCTGGTGGAGTAGCTATCTCTTGCTTACTATTTATTTATGGAGGTTTAGTGTACTTAGGAGCTACTTCTGGTTATCCTATTACCGATAATTTGAAAAGGACAGAGTTATTATTGCATATATCTAATGGATTACTTGGTAATCAAGGGACATTAGCTCTTTCGTTGTGTATTGCTTTAGCTTGTTTGACTACTGCTATCGCTTTAGTGTGTGCCACGGGGACTTTCTTTAGTCAGTTGACTAATGGCAAGCTTAGTTATCAGTTTGTTGTTATAGTTACTTGTATCTCTTCAGCCTTTTTAGCGGTTAAAGGAGTGGATAGTATTATTGATTATGCAGCTCCTTTCTTAGGTATTATTTATCCTATTACGTTGACATTAATTATTTATATGGTGGCTTTTGGTAAAAGTGTAAAGAGAAAAGCTCCTTTTGTTGGTGCGATTATAACTACAACTATTGTTGCTTTGATTCAATTTAGTTCTTTTTTAACTGGAAAATACGGTTTAATAGCTTATTCTGAAGCGTCTAAACAATTCATCGATAAGTTGCCTTTAAATAAGTACGATGTACCATGGTTGATTCCTTCGCTTGTGACTTTCTTTGTAGTCTTTATAGCAGATAAAATATTTTTTAAACAAGAAGTAACTAGTAAAGTGTAG
- a CDS encoding DUF6850 family outer membrane beta-barrel protein produces the protein MKNRYINIIAIISVLFCAEVNAQDMTTPSLYVNRLAQRDMNIVFGQEFFANRAFMTGYNSSSFSELSINQQTSRKDAYLIQDGDGLDAFKVNTSSYRRLKNDAVLWGSASYTTQKQKNMKWNENLDRDILGPYVLGDSIGGTMKQEIYQFSGGMAKQFDKWTVGGEVSYVAKSGYREVDPRPKNTTSDLNVRLGVNYNVYRDYELGVYTNLNKYTQNTSIKFVSLLGKPVAYHLTGMGSYNYYFSSANNMSMIYDGLGYDIGGTLAKNKGKDFLIQASFGEFNIKKGYSTNPSKDMSELKTKNYTLGVIKYVDFNEHRLGAKVNYVLSESRGIESFYSKVGKLEEKIAEKELYKFIRSDIYTSLFYQYSTEVSRLVISPSFTVEQTDEKRRDTFAKQRFTYLHYGLELDYMRQLNQANTITVTPYFKVRNLKEDTVNVVDSYKSPAMTEWTRNDLTINTSNYQSYGVTARYDVKFMNIPAMFAQIQFEQTKYNMKKTNNYIGMSLGVTF, from the coding sequence TTGAAAAATAGATATATAAATATAATAGCGATAATTAGTGTATTGTTTTGTGCTGAGGTTAATGCTCAGGATATGACAACACCTAGTCTTTATGTTAATAGATTAGCTCAGCGTGATATGAATATTGTTTTTGGACAGGAGTTCTTTGCTAATCGTGCTTTTATGACAGGATACAATTCTTCTTCTTTTTCTGAATTAAGTATAAATCAACAGACAAGTCGTAAGGATGCTTATCTTATACAAGACGGAGATGGCTTAGATGCTTTTAAAGTAAATACCTCGTCTTATAGAAGATTGAAAAATGATGCAGTATTATGGGGAAGCGCTTCTTACACTACGCAGAAACAAAAGAATATGAAGTGGAATGAGAACCTAGATAGAGATATATTAGGTCCGTATGTATTGGGAGATTCGATAGGGGGAACTATGAAGCAAGAAATTTACCAATTCTCAGGAGGTATGGCTAAACAGTTTGATAAATGGACTGTTGGTGGAGAGGTAAGCTATGTAGCTAAAAGTGGATATAGAGAAGTTGACCCTAGGCCTAAGAATACTACTTCAGATTTGAATGTGAGATTAGGAGTTAATTATAATGTATATAGAGATTATGAATTAGGAGTATATACTAACTTGAACAAGTATACGCAGAATACTTCTATTAAATTCGTTAGTCTATTAGGTAAGCCAGTAGCATATCATTTAACAGGGATGGGCTCTTATAATTATTACTTTAGTTCAGCTAATAATATGTCGATGATCTATGATGGATTAGGATATGATATAGGAGGTACTTTGGCAAAAAATAAAGGTAAAGACTTTTTAATACAGGCTTCCTTTGGAGAGTTTAATATCAAGAAAGGATATAGTACTAATCCGTCTAAAGATATGTCAGAGTTAAAAACTAAGAACTATACTTTAGGAGTTATAAAGTATGTTGATTTTAATGAACATCGTTTAGGTGCTAAGGTAAATTATGTATTAAGTGAATCGAGAGGGATTGAATCTTTTTATTCTAAAGTGGGAAAACTAGAGGAGAAGATAGCAGAGAAGGAATTGTATAAATTCATTCGAAGTGATATTTATACTAGTTTATTCTATCAATATAGTACAGAGGTTAGTCGTTTAGTAATATCTCCTTCATTTACTGTAGAACAGACTGATGAGAAGAGAAGAGATACTTTTGCTAAACAACGATTTACATATCTTCACTATGGTTTAGAACTTGATTATATGCGACAACTTAATCAAGCTAATACCATAACGGTAACTCCTTATTTTAAAGTGCGTAACCTTAAAGAAGACACAGTGAATGTGGTAGATTCTTATAAAAGCCCTGCGATGACTGAGTGGACTAGGAATGATTTAACTATTAATACTTCTAATTATCAGAGTTATGGTGTGACTGCTAGATATGATGTGAAGTTTATGAATATACCAGCTATGTTTGCTCAAATACAGTTTGAACAGACTAAATACAATATGAAAAAAACGAATAACTATATAGGAATGTCTTTAGGAGTTACTTTCTAG
- a CDS encoding nuclease-related domain-containing DEAD/DEAH box helicase, whose protein sequence is MPLKIYPEYPLDELEQLVINGNKVPYGEFLIYGDIVESLSNSPHNWYVWYSLKLPFHDNSMIKRAKADAELDFIIVSKFGIIVLEVKGGNIFVDQGRFCFKDGKRKKWLNQNPFEQVKGYKYTLMNKVFSNFKHVLFCEAVGFPTTKIAIENTIYDKNLIFSDYTRRNKYKNIERFLLHIYDYSRVKLEKTHPIKFNHLTQGELDNIVNTFSPMIQDTNVFESRDSLEWLKERNLDILYSLSENPRLMIEGAPGTGKTTMAMAYGEMQVGRNGIYLCWNSLLCAYNAQRFKASKVRIDCMTFTQFVVKYLPDVCEKDLLYLDPQKFADYIRKTIDYLEENNQLLNYDYMIIDEAQDLFDRNLHLMMHKLCGDHNGMKQGNIMLLYDLDQSFSLFGRDVSDYAYFLKEYFTHFKLHKVRRSAQKSQIRQIAEHIQITPEDWEDVTTHKAQYDEIELRSFHDQLEIRKAMEEVISSIHDPASSLNAEDVIVLVQSKVWQRRNNVADLILELGMEELTVENLTLKPKKLQYTTAVKFKGLERKNVILVVDKPNKLTPYEWYVGCTRAIENLEIWQLHTYQEHDVQ, encoded by the coding sequence ATGCCTTTAAAGATTTATCCAGAATATCCTCTAGATGAGCTCGAGCAACTCGTTATTAATGGTAATAAAGTACCCTATGGCGAGTTTTTAATATATGGAGATATTGTAGAATCTCTATCTAATAGTCCACATAATTGGTACGTTTGGTATAGTTTAAAACTTCCTTTTCATGATAATTCTATGATTAAACGCGCTAAGGCTGATGCCGAACTAGACTTTATTATTGTCTCTAAGTTTGGTATTATTGTTTTAGAGGTTAAAGGAGGAAATATTTTTGTTGACCAAGGACGTTTTTGTTTTAAAGATGGAAAACGTAAAAAATGGTTAAATCAGAATCCTTTCGAACAAGTAAAAGGGTATAAATATACACTTATGAATAAAGTGTTTTCAAATTTTAAACATGTGCTATTTTGTGAAGCTGTCGGATTCCCAACAACAAAAATAGCAATAGAAAACACAATTTATGATAAGAACTTGATTTTCAGTGATTATACACGACGTAATAAGTACAAGAATATTGAGCGTTTCTTATTGCATATTTATGATTATTCTCGTGTGAAACTAGAAAAGACTCACCCAATTAAGTTTAATCATTTAACACAAGGTGAGTTAGATAATATAGTAAATACTTTTAGTCCAATGATTCAAGATACAAATGTATTCGAATCAAGGGACTCATTAGAATGGCTTAAAGAACGCAACCTTGATATTCTTTATTCTTTATCTGAGAATCCTAGATTAATGATCGAAGGAGCGCCAGGTACGGGGAAAACTACTATGGCAATGGCTTACGGAGAGATGCAAGTTGGGAGAAATGGTATATATCTGTGTTGGAACTCTCTTCTCTGTGCTTATAATGCGCAAAGATTTAAAGCAAGTAAAGTTAGAATTGATTGTATGACATTTACGCAGTTTGTTGTAAAATATCTACCTGATGTCTGTGAGAAAGATCTGCTGTATTTAGATCCACAAAAATTTGCTGATTATATTAGAAAGACGATTGACTATTTAGAAGAGAATAATCAACTTCTAAATTATGATTATATGATTATAGATGAAGCACAGGATTTATTTGATCGTAATCTACACTTGATGATGCATAAATTATGCGGAGATCACAATGGTATGAAGCAAGGTAATATTATGTTGTTATATGATTTAGACCAGAGTTTCTCTTTATTTGGACGTGATGTATCTGATTATGCGTATTTTTTGAAAGAGTATTTTACTCATTTTAAACTGCATAAAGTAAGACGTAGTGCTCAGAAATCTCAGATACGACAAATAGCAGAACATATTCAAATTACCCCAGAGGATTGGGAAGATGTTACAACACATAAAGCACAATATGATGAAATTGAGTTGAGATCCTTTCATGATCAGTTAGAAATCAGAAAAGCGATGGAGGAAGTTATTAGCAGTATACACGATCCAGCTTCTTCTTTAAATGCAGAGGATGTTATTGTTTTGGTGCAAAGTAAAGTTTGGCAAAGACGTAATAACGTTGCTGATTTGATACTAGAGCTGGGTATGGAGGAATTAACAGTTGAAAACTTGACTTTAAAACCTAAAAAACTACAATATACTACGGCTGTTAAGTTTAAAGGACTAGAGCGCAAAAACGTTATCCTTGTTGTAGATAAACCTAATAAATTAACTCCTTATGAATGGTATGTAGGATGTACTCGTGCTATAGAGAATCTTGAGATTTGGCAATTACATACATATCAAGAACACGATGTACAATAA
- a CDS encoding FKBP-type peptidyl-prolyl cis-trans isomerase has protein sequence MSVADLLRKKRELLEQTNRDEGRRYLEEFCKRENVVVLPSGVAYKIVKEGIGRKACLTDSIEFHYHGTNIKGEIFDSSIDRGKPVVLNLNKLIRAYQEVVPYIAMGTSFIMVTPPEYAYRDEYVSKLVGPYSTLVFEIELLEIK, from the coding sequence ATGAGTGTAGCTGATCTACTTAGAAAAAAGAGAGAATTATTAGAGCAAACAAACCGAGATGAAGGTCGCAGGTATTTAGAAGAATTTTGTAAAAGAGAGAATGTTGTGGTATTGCCTTCTGGAGTCGCGTACAAAATAGTGAAAGAAGGTATAGGAAGAAAGGCATGTCTCACAGATAGTATTGAATTTCATTATCATGGAACAAATATTAAAGGTGAAATATTCGATAGTTCTATAGATAGAGGCAAGCCTGTAGTTCTTAATCTAAACAAATTAATACGTGCTTATCAAGAAGTCGTTCCATACATAGCGATGGGAACTAGTTTTATTATGGTTACACCTCCTGAATATGCATATAGAGATGAATATGTGAGTAAGTTAGTAGGTCCCTATAGTACTTTAGTGTTTGAAATTGAGTTATTAGAAATTAAATAA
- a CDS encoding winged helix-turn-helix transcriptional regulator, translating to MEQKKKGTAKCPAEELLKSLGGKWKVHILHLTEDMPKRFSDYMRLLDGANKQSVSVALKELEEDNYLSKVMVSERPLHIEYSLTERARLVIPVLERLHQSLNTDL from the coding sequence ATGGAACAAAAGAAAAAGGGGACTGCTAAGTGCCCTGCAGAAGAATTATTAAAGAGTTTAGGAGGCAAGTGGAAGGTTCATATCCTTCATTTAACGGAAGATATGCCTAAGAGATTTAGTGATTATATGCGTTTATTAGATGGAGCGAATAAACAATCCGTATCTGTGGCCTTGAAGGAATTAGAAGAGGATAATTATTTAAGTAAAGTTATGGTTAGTGAGAGACCCTTGCATATAGAGTACTCTTTAACGGAACGAGCTAGGTTAGTCATTCCTGTTTTAGAAAGGCTTCATCAATCTTTGAATACCGATTTATAA
- a CDS encoding DUF4876 domain-containing protein, which yields MKLRHIFLYALMATMSLSVSSCLTDDNAININQNSTVSMAFKVEGIKEIKELEVEFVEVNTGLKIIEKAQGTPYFSVALPIGSYRMSAEGIGLLAEGEEVSLSSKSEMLDVTDQVVNLNITLFVKQLNEDFVFEEIFFAGLQTLELKAYQTGKYFKLVNNTDKVLYADGLLIAQSDFLTTKDNKETPDVLNEAFVLQSVMMLPGSGKEYPVEPGDFIVIADNAQNHNLPNVPGADLSNANFEFPITENPKNVQPDNPNVPNVKMIYSKLNFSMFAMHDRGQTGYIVARFPEGENEETWLANYKFDYSYLTAAGKEQKFNRYKIPNSWIIDGVNGSIPDKFERLVTSPSLDSGYSYCATSESDKARYGKTIRRKVLGPNEQGRNVYKDTNNSSVDFVPQSVMSLKDGIHHN from the coding sequence ATGAAATTAAGACATATATTTTTATACGCATTGATGGCGACAATGAGCTTATCTGTTAGTTCTTGTCTTACAGATGACAATGCTATTAACATAAACCAAAACTCTACCGTGTCAATGGCATTTAAAGTAGAGGGGATAAAGGAAATAAAAGAATTAGAAGTAGAGTTTGTTGAGGTAAATACTGGGCTAAAGATAATAGAGAAGGCTCAAGGAACTCCTTACTTTTCTGTAGCTCTTCCTATCGGTTCTTATAGAATGTCTGCTGAAGGGATAGGACTTTTAGCAGAAGGAGAAGAAGTAAGTTTAAGTAGTAAAAGCGAAATGTTAGATGTGACTGATCAAGTTGTTAATCTAAACATTACACTTTTTGTTAAACAATTAAATGAAGACTTTGTATTCGAAGAGATTTTCTTTGCGGGGTTACAAACGCTTGAACTAAAGGCTTATCAAACAGGGAAGTACTTTAAATTAGTGAATAATACGGATAAAGTACTTTATGCAGATGGTCTACTTATAGCTCAATCTGATTTCTTGACTACCAAAGACAATAAAGAAACTCCAGATGTTTTAAATGAGGCATTCGTATTACAGTCAGTTATGATGTTGCCAGGTAGTGGTAAAGAATATCCAGTAGAACCAGGTGACTTTATCGTGATAGCAGATAATGCACAGAATCACAACCTACCTAATGTACCTGGCGCTGATTTATCTAATGCAAACTTTGAATTCCCTATTACAGAGAATCCAAAAAACGTGCAACCAGATAATCCTAATGTACCTAACGTTAAAATGATATATAGTAAGTTGAATTTTAGTATGTTCGCTATGCACGATCGCGGACAGACAGGATATATAGTAGCTCGTTTTCCTGAAGGAGAAAATGAAGAGACTTGGTTAGCTAATTATAAGTTTGATTATAGTTATTTAACGGCAGCAGGTAAAGAACAAAAATTCAATAGATATAAGATTCCTAATAGTTGGATTATTGATGGTGTTAATGGAAGTATTCCTGATAAATTTGAACGATTAGTAACTTCTCCTTCATTGGATAGTGGCTATTCTTATTGTGCAACTTCAGAATCTGATAAAGCTAGATATGGTAAAACAATTAGAAGAAAGGTTCTAGGTCCAAATGAGCAAGGGCGTAATGTATATAAGGACACTAATAACTCTTCAGTTGATTTTGTTCCTCAGTCAGTGATGTCTTTAAAAGATGGAATACATCATAACTAA